From the Helicoverpa zea isolate HzStark_Cry1AcR chromosome 27, ilHelZeax1.1, whole genome shotgun sequence genome, the window tatttccgtggaagatgggtaggactttagtgtgggacgcgacctgcgtcgacactcttgcgccatcccatcttcctagaactgcgtgttgtgtcggctccgccgcttcacaagcagaagacctcaaacggcgcaaatatagtagccttatcgggaattacatgtttgagccgtttggggttgaaactctcgggccgtggggtccgagtgctcacgcgcttgcaaaggaaatttctaagcgccttgttgacacttctcgtgacccaagggctggcttttatttcgcacagaggttgagcattgccatccaacgtggcaatgctgccagccttctgggtacattacccggtgacagcgatgaggagcaattttttgatgctatgtattagttttaagttgtatatataagtttatttttaatttttaaaattaatgtaaatattatgtaaatatttgaataaaagtcTAACGGAAATGTATGTCATCCGTCATTGTATACAATTCCTAGGAAATCTGTAGGGGACCTAACTAAAGGTACTTAAATGAAAAGTGGACTGTAACActtagtacataatatattggtTCACTGGACAGTACAAATGTTGGAAAACTAAGATAGGTATGCGCGCGCGTCGTCGGCTGTGTCCGGTGATGGAGTGCGGCGGTGCGGTGCGGGGCGCTGCTGCTGGCAGCCGTCCCCCCCGCCTCGGTGACGCGACGCCCTCTGTCGGGCCCTGGTGCGCCAGCTATGAATCACGCCTTGTGTGCGTGAACATCCTCCCCGGGTTGAAGCATTCAATCTAGTGGAAGtggacaaatattattaaaggaACGTAGAATTGTTCCCTTACGCGTCTTCAACTCAGCCACACGCGTTATCCCGTCGCTCCCCGGGAACACCTTCGTGACACGTCCCAGTGGCCACAGCATTGGCGGTTGTCCTCTCTCCTTGATGAGAACTAACGTTCCCTCTGCCAGTTGTCCTGTAGATGACGTCCACTTAGTTTTTTGCTGCAGCAGAGAGATATATTCTAAATGGAATCGGTTCCAGAAATGCTGCTTAATATGCTCCACTCTGTGGTAGCGCTCCAAGCGGCCGATGTTTACATCAGACACCTGTGGATGCGGAACAGCTATTAGTGATCGTCCAATCAAAAAGTGTGAAGGAGTAAGGACAGTAAAATCTAACGGATCAGAGGAAAGTGGTGTGAGAGGACGTGAATTAAGAACAGCTTCTATTTGAGTTAAACAAGTGACCATTTCTTCGTATGTGAAGTGTGTTAACTGTAATAGTCTTTTCAGGTGGTGTTTAGTTGATCGAACGGCAGCTTCAGCAATGCCGTTGAAATGTGGAGAATATGGAGGGGCAAAAGTAAATTCAATACCCCTTTGTGCAACTTCATACGATATATTTGATTGTTGTAAGAATTGTTGCAACTCATTACAAGTGCCTACAAAATTGGTGCCATTGTCAGACAAGATGCTCTTGGGTTTGCCACGACGAGCAACAAAACGGCTTAAAGCAGCCATATAGCCCTCCTTAGTAAGGTCTGTAACGAGCTCGATATGGACAGCTTTCACTGCAAGACAAACAAAGATGCATAGGTACGCCTTTACAAGTTTACACCCTCGCCCCTTTCGATCTGCTATCAATATTGGCCCGGCATAATCGACACTGGAATTTAAAAATGGGAATTCCAATTGAGTCCTATTAACAGGCAATTGTTCCATGACAGGTTGAATATTTTGACACTTGAACTTAAAACATTTAATGCAGTGTTTTACAACTGATTTAGATAGATTTCTGCCTCCAAGTGGCCAATACACTTGCCGTATACTTGCGATCAACAATTGAGGGCCAGCGTGTAATAAATCATGATGATATTTGTGGAAAATTAATTTAGTGATATGATGCTTGCAACATAATAAAATTGGATGCTTGATATTATAGTCATAAGGCGAATTATCAAGTCTCCCGCCTACACGAATGAGACCATCTTCGTCAAAAAAAGGACTCAAACAAATCAATCTATTTTTGCGAGGCAAAGTCTTACCAGCTTTAAGAATGTCATATTCTTTGGAAAACATCTCCATTTGAGCTTGTcgtaaaatgaaatttaaagaATCTTGAAGTTCTTTAATTGATAATGGATTTTGATCCTTGATTCTGttctttacattattataaaatcttAATATGTAGGCCACCACTCTTTGTAGACGATTTATGTTAGAATATTTATGCAATAATGTATGAATTAATGATGTATTTGTGTGCTGTGCGTGTTTTTGTATGTCTGTGAGAAACGAGTGATCTGTGAAGTTAGATGTAATTACTTCTGGTAGATCCTGTTTCATAGTTTTGTTGGGCATAGCTGGCCAGTGTGTTTCATCATTTAACAAGAACTCTGGGCCTGACCACCATAAAGAACACTCGCTGATAAGGTCAGCCTTCAGCCCACGAGAAACAAGATCTGCCGGATTGAATCTAGACGGCACGTAACTCCACGTATGACCTGCAGTACTCTCCTGTATCTCGTTAACGCGATTGCGTACGAAAGGTTTCAATACGTTCGGTGACATAGCTAGCCAACTCAACACTATTGTTGAATCGCACCAAAATTGGCATCTAGTAATAGGTAAAGTAATGGAACTTTGTACCTTAGCACACAGTCTAGCGCCTAGCAACGCCCCACAAAGCTCGAGACGTGGAATGGTAGTGGGCTTTATTGGTGCTACACGATTCTTCGATGCAAGAAGTTGTACCTTGACTGCACCTTCCATATTCACCTACCGAAGATATACGCAACAACCAAAGGCTCTCTCAGAGGCATCTGTAAAAACATGAATTTCATGCAATATAGCATTGTCACACACAACCCATCTTGGAATGCGTAGATTGTTTAAACTTGGAAGAGTGTTAACAAAATTACTCCAAAAATGGCATATAGACTCTGGCACCTGCTCATCCCAGTCACACTTATCCAACCACAGCTTCTGCATGACAATCTTAGCCTCGACTACACATGGACCAACCAAGCCTAATGGGTCAAATATTTGACTGATGACTGACAAAATTTGGCGTTTAGAAACTTGTTTCTTATCAtcaatagaaatagaaaatgcCAAATAATCTGCCTCACACACCCAGCGTAACCCTAATGTTTTTGATGACGCGTTCTTATCTTCAGACAATCTTAGACAATCCACAACTGTTGAGCTGTCGCAAACCTGGTCTAAAATTGAAGAACTATTAGATTGCCATTTTCGTATGTGAAAATTCGCTGACGCTAACACAGAGATAACTTCCTTGACCATTTCTACTACGCCTGAAACCGAATTACCGCCTGAAAGATAGTCATCTATGTAAAAATCACGCTCAATTGAAGACTTGACGGTAGGACTTGTAGCAACATTAGCCAAACTCACTAAACACTTTGTTGCTAAGTACGGAGCAGAAGCTGTGCCATAGGTAACAGTATTTAGACAATAAGTCTTTAACGGTAACTTAGGATCAGTCCTGAAGATAATTTGTTGCAATGGACGTTGCGACGGTGTTACAGCAACAGCACGATACATTCTAGCTATATCTCCTGATATAACGTACTTATATTGCCTAAATCTTAGTAAAATTGACAGAAGATCTTCTTGGATAGTCGGGCCAACCATCTGGATTTGATTGAACGACACACCAGACGTGGTTGCCGCTGAAGCATCAAAGACTGCCCGTAGTTTCGTGGTCGAGCTGGATTCTCTGATGACCCCATGATGaggcaaaaaatattcaatatcgTCACCTGAATGTGGCTTCCTAGACGTTGGATTCTCTGTCATGTGTCCAAGACGCTCATACTCCTCCATGAAGGCAACATAACGCTCCTTGAAACTTGGATCACGAAGAAAACGACGCTCCAATGATAGAAATCGCCGCTTAGCCATCTCGTACGACTCACCTAGAATGACAGGATTATCTTTTAAAGGAATTGTCACAACAAACCTACCCTGACTGTCACGAACAGTATTGCGGCGAAAACTTTCTTCGCACGCACGTTCCTCCTGTGATAAGGCATGTTTAGATGGGACCGAATCTATTTCCCAAAACCTGTtgagattattatttaattcctccatagaaacattacaaaaatgTGCTTGGTTATTAGAAATGTTGCGTAATGGGACTGGACCTGAAACTATCCACCCTAGTTTTGTTGCATGAAGCTTGGGTTTATTCCTACCTAAATTAATAGATGAGGAACCTAAAACATTCCAAAACACTTCCGCGCCAACAAGAATGTCGATTACAGACGGAATATGGAATGACGGATCAGCTAAATGTATGTCTGCCGGTATATTGATATTGCCTACATCTACCGCTTTAGAtggcaatatttttgtaatttcaggCAATATGAAGCTAGTGATGGTTTCCCTATAGCCACCATTCCGAGCCTGAATTGTAAATCTACAAGACTGTGTGCTATTAGATGTTTGCTTATTTATACCTGATATCGTGGAGTTAACGTTACGTCTAGGCAATCCCAGCTTGTGACACAGTGTTTCAGTGATAAAATTAGCTGTGCTACCGTTATCCAGCAGGATCCTGGCGTCGAACTTCTCACCTCGGGTGCTGACCACTGTCACCAGAGCTGTGGAAAGCAAAACAGAACGAGTAGTAGCTGCAGTGTCGCTTGACATAACAACGCTTTCAGATGTGCCGTTTTGTAACTGTGCACCACCAGAAACGTCATCAGTCAGTAAACTAGGCAGAGCTACACTACTAGGCATTGGGTCTTGTACAGTTGAATTAGACTGCTCTACGTGTAAAAGCGTGTTATGCTTAcgattacaatatttacagtgTGACAATTTACAACGTTTACTTGAATGCCCTGGACGTAAACAATTAAAGCACACATTAAGCTCCTTCACCTTTGCTAAACGGTTTTCTACTGACAACTTACGAAAATCATCACACACAAACatgaaatgattatttttgcACAACGGACAATTATTAAATTCCTTATTAGTATTAGGTTTAggttttgttatattatagttttttttagaattattagtATTTACTGTGTAACTGTTTGTACTACTATCTTCCTTATTTGTTGATTTGCTATGTTCTACTGTCTCTAATAAATCAGCCCTTTTACtaacaaacgaacaaaattCTGACAATGTTGGAAATTTGGGTAAGGTATTGCTATACTCTTCCCAGTCTCTGTTAGTGACCTTATCCAGTCTGCTACCCATCATTATTACCACCAGTGTACTCCACTGGTCAGTGGGCTCGTTCAGCGATTTTAAAGCTCTAATTTGCTTATTGATATTATCAACAAATTGACGTAAGGCTACACAAGACTCTTTAAGAATTGCCGGAGTATTAAACAAAGTCTGCA encodes:
- the LOC124643201 gene encoding uncharacterized protein LOC124643201, coding for MANEDLLIRKRSAIKAKLTNFCNHVNVLMSCDSLSSLQRIELEGRLRKFDALYDEFDNLQLEIEVLSDKPDEAYGERAKFEERYHAVAAQARSLLISADAGVDGGSVAGSADKSTALVTVVSTRGEKFDARILLDNGSTANFITETLCHKLGLPRRNVNSTISGESYEMAKRRFLSLERRFLRDPSFKERYVAFMEEYERLGHMTENPTSRKPHSGDDIEYFLPHHGVIRESSSTTKLRAVFDASAATTSGVSFNQIQMVGPTIQEDLLSILLRFRQYKYVISGDIARMYRAVAVTPSQRPLQQIIFRTDPKLPLKTYCLNTVTYGTASAPYLATKCLVSLANVATSPTVKSSIERDFYIDDYLSGGNSVSGVVEMVKEVISVLASANFHIRKWQSNSSSILDQVCDSSTVVDCLRLSEDKNASSKTLGLRWVCEADYLAFSISIDDKKQVSKRQILSVISQIFDPLGLVGPCVVEAKIVMQKLWLDKCDWDEQVPESICHFWSNFVNTLPSLNNLRIPRWVVCDNAILHEIHVFTDASERAFGCCVYLR